A DNA window from Brassica napus cultivar Da-Ae chromosome A4, Da-Ae, whole genome shotgun sequence contains the following coding sequences:
- the LOC106448440 gene encoding bZIP transcription factor 29 translates to MAESDPKHLKITLSNRESAARSKAKKALHESELEDKVETLETQIDILTAELKLEKRGRMTADDECVQFRIRLHAGEAHARLREDLIEQLNGEVRRLIEEASVQREEMSRLREEVSEYRRRESERMNANMLDQLNINQQFQEKPQQTNYNFE, encoded by the exons ATGGCAGAATCTGATCCTAAGCATCTCAAAAT AACCTTGTCGAACCGGGAATCAGCTGCACGTTCAAAGGCGAAGAAGGCGCTGCACGAGTCCGAGTTGGAAGACAAAGTCGAGACACTTGAGACTCAGATTGATATATTGACTGCCGAGCTCAAGCTTGAGAAG AGAGGAAGAATGACGGCGGATGACGAGTGCGTGCAATTTAGGATTCGTCTTCATGCAGGGGAGGCGCATGCACGACTTCGTGAAG ACTTGATCGAACAATTGAATGGAGAAGTTCGTCGGCTAATAGAAGAGGCGAGTGTGCAGAGAGAAGAGATGAGTAGGCTAAGAGAAGAGGTGAGCGAATACCGGAGGAGGGAAAGTGAGAGAATGAACGCAAAcatgttggatcaactcaacaTCAACCAGCAGTTTCAAGAGAAGCCGCAGCAGACAAATTATAATTTCGAATGA
- the LOC106448439 gene encoding bZIP transcription factor 29-like produces MAESDPKHLKITLSNRESAARSKAKKALHESELEDKVETLETQIDILTAELKLEKRGRMTADDECVQFRIRLHAGEAHARLREDLIQQLNGEVRRLIEEASVQREEMSRLREEVSEYRRRESERMNANMLDQLNINQQFQEKPQQTNYNFE; encoded by the exons ATGGCAGAATCTGATCCTAAGCATCTCAAAAT AACCTTGTCGAACCGGGAATCAGCTGCACGTTCAAAGGCGAAGAAGGCGCTGCACGAGTCCGAGTTGGAAGACAAAGTCGAGACACTTGAGACTCAGATTGATATATTGACTGCCGAGCTCAAGCTTGAGAAG AGAGGAAGAATGACGGCGGATGACGAGTGCGTGCAATTTAGGATTCGTCTTCATGCAGGGGAGGCGCATGCACGACTTCGTGAAG ACTTGATCCAACAATTGAATGGAGAAGTTCGTCGGCTAATAGAAGAGGCGAGTGTGCAGAGAGAAGAGATGAGTAGGCTAAGAGAAGAGGTGAGCGAATACCGGAGGAGGGAAAGTGAGAGAATGAACGCAAAcatgttggatcaactcaacaTCAACCAGCAGTTTCAAGAGAAGCCGCAGCAGACAAATTATAATTTCGAATGA